From a region of the Lentilactobacillus curieae genome:
- a CDS encoding argininosuccinate synthase, producing MAEKKVVLAYSGGLDTSVAIAWLKDKGYDVVACCINVGEGKDLDFVKSKALKVGAVKAYVLDSLDEFADDYAAVALKANAFYEGSYPLISALSRPLISKKLVEIAHQEHAEAVAHGCTGKGNDQVRFEVAIHGLDPQLDVLSPVRDWHWSREQEIEYAKEHNIPIPIDLDSPYSIDANIWGRANEAGVLEDPWESAPEDAFAITKPLTETPDKPVELEITFEKGIPVALDGKKMSFADIIEKLNDVAGEHGVGRIDHIENRLVGIKSREVYEAPAATVLLKAHKELEDLTFERDLAHFKPVIEKQLSEMIYNALWFSPLMDAMQAFIDKTQEVVNGIIKLQLFKGNVMVLGRKSDSSLYDKDLATYTSSDSFDQEAAKGFIKLWGLPTQVYSQVQLKNKQAEFVNAVTHNDEKQKVTVSGGFSSKGEEK from the coding sequence ATGGCAGAAAAGAAAGTAGTACTAGCATATTCAGGAGGACTTGATACCTCCGTTGCCATTGCATGGCTAAAAGATAAAGGATACGACGTTGTTGCGTGCTGTATCAACGTTGGTGAAGGAAAAGATTTAGACTTTGTTAAATCAAAGGCGCTTAAAGTCGGCGCAGTTAAAGCATATGTTTTGGATTCACTTGATGAATTCGCTGATGACTATGCAGCAGTTGCTTTGAAGGCAAATGCTTTTTATGAAGGAAGCTACCCACTAATTTCTGCCCTTTCACGACCCCTCATTTCAAAGAAGCTTGTCGAAATTGCTCACCAAGAGCATGCTGAAGCAGTCGCCCATGGCTGTACTGGTAAGGGAAATGACCAAGTCCGATTTGAAGTTGCAATTCATGGACTTGATCCCCAACTAGATGTGTTGAGTCCAGTTCGTGACTGGCACTGGTCACGTGAGCAAGAAATTGAATATGCAAAGGAACATAACATTCCAATTCCAATTGATTTGGATTCACCATATTCAATCGATGCTAACATTTGGGGTCGTGCAAATGAAGCCGGTGTTTTGGAAGATCCTTGGGAAAGCGCACCGGAAGATGCTTTTGCAATTACTAAGCCATTAACTGAAACTCCAGATAAGCCGGTTGAACTTGAAATTACGTTTGAAAAGGGAATTCCAGTAGCCCTTGATGGTAAAAAAATGAGCTTTGCTGACATCATCGAGAAGTTGAATGATGTGGCAGGTGAACACGGAGTTGGCAGAATCGATCATATCGAAAACCGTTTGGTAGGGATTAAATCTCGTGAAGTATATGAAGCCCCTGCAGCAACTGTTTTACTTAAAGCGCATAAGGAACTAGAAGACCTAACGTTTGAACGTGACTTGGCTCACTTTAAGCCAGTTATTGAAAAGCAATTAAGTGAAATGATTTATAATGCACTTTGGTTCTCACCATTGATGGATGCAATGCAAGCATTCATTGATAAGACCCAAGAAGTTGTAAATGGTATCATTAAGTTACAACTATTCAAGGGAAACGTAATGGTACTTGGACGTAAATCAGATTCTTCACTTTACGATAAGGACCTAGCAACCTATACTTCTTCAGATTCATTTGATCAAGAGGCTGCTAAAGGATTTATCAAACTGTGGGGACTTCCAACCCAAGTATATTCACAAGTTCAGTTAAAGAATAAGCAGGCAGAATTTGTGAACGCAGTGACCCATAATGACGAAAAGCAAAAGGTTACTGTTTCAGGAGGTTTCTCTTCAAAAGGAGAAGAGAAATAA